The following proteins come from a genomic window of bacterium:
- a CDS encoding beta-galactosidase: MADSIRLKEGKFILNGKPFFLYSGEIHYFRTPRKNWKSYVLKAKSAGLNTISTYIPWIWHEFKEGQFDVKGKTAPERDLLGFMDICSGEGLYMLLRPGPICHGEMINDSLPSWLVSGGHDIFMKRKDGSAIGNNFVSFSNSLYREFVSKWYDNIIPHISARQVTEGGNVILLQLDNEISMINWCSGQPDFSGSSEAFYRDFLRDKYGSIGRLNGVYGSNYEKFSDLDMPLPEFDKEPGARYWDWADFWREYYSDYYLFLARKARSLGIKIPLSANIAHFLDFDVYGRGLYSPMTTSMFRSFPGKVDNLVMGGAYQMRRLDYENFHDIAVTTETVKSISSKDSPVICAELQTGIMFDKPVLYPSDVDLNILNSCAHGLNGLNCYMFGSGKNPPGIGSMGTYHKWQAPVNMDCKTEPHYEPIKKWGRFFGVFGAEIAETKKNCDAVVGIYFPYYMTEYMKGNFAAGIESKRNRLFYDGVCRLLELSGCSFRIEDIQKEIPDKKKVLIVTCFGFMEKGVQEKLADFVRSGGSLILGPELPDRDLGGDKCEVIKDRLGINWGISGDMFIKDGKCGLMSVERPVRFLESEKADNLYLSSGGQPAAISKKCGKGNLIAYGFGLSHVFDYHIDIISRFLRRAGVCPRVEKNNMKIQTVLRTGEKSSFLFVSNFHQIEETVGFTVRLDGDKKISLPSKGGLKLEKRSCRIIPLNFSVTEDLTLAYCTAHVLGFKVMGKSISIVLRAGGPDYEEIAFTCKKRIRAKLSGEKLSGMKKGKLVIFRIKSLSEKAKIEIHLL; encoded by the coding sequence ATGGCCGACAGTATCAGGTTAAAAGAAGGGAAATTCATACTCAACGGTAAACCGTTTTTCCTGTATTCGGGAGAAATCCATTATTTCAGGACCCCGCGCAAAAACTGGAAAAGCTATGTTTTAAAAGCCAAAAGCGCGGGTTTAAACACGATATCGACTTATATACCCTGGATATGGCATGAATTCAAGGAGGGACAATTTGACGTAAAAGGGAAGACTGCGCCTGAAAGGGATCTGCTTGGATTTATGGACATATGCTCGGGTGAAGGGCTCTATATGCTTTTGCGCCCCGGGCCGATATGCCATGGGGAAATGATAAACGACAGCCTGCCGTCCTGGCTGGTAAGCGGCGGGCATGATATTTTCATGAAAAGGAAAGACGGGTCTGCCATAGGAAACAATTTTGTTTCTTTTTCTAACTCTTTATACAGGGAGTTTGTTTCTAAATGGTATGACAATATAATTCCGCATATTTCGGCAAGACAGGTTACGGAGGGAGGGAATGTAATACTGCTGCAGCTTGATAATGAGATAAGCATGATCAACTGGTGTTCCGGACAGCCGGATTTCAGCGGCAGCTCCGAAGCCTTCTACAGGGATTTTCTCAGGGATAAATACGGCAGTATAGGCAGGCTTAACGGTGTTTACGGCAGCAATTATGAAAAATTTTCAGATTTAGATATGCCTCTTCCCGAATTTGACAAAGAGCCCGGCGCCCGTTACTGGGACTGGGCGGATTTCTGGAGGGAGTATTATTCGGATTATTATCTTTTTCTCGCGCGGAAAGCGAGAAGCCTCGGCATAAAAATTCCTTTATCCGCCAATATTGCCCATTTTCTCGATTTTGATGTATACGGCAGGGGATTGTACAGCCCCATGACTACGTCCATGTTCAGGTCTTTCCCCGGCAAAGTGGATAACCTTGTTATGGGAGGAGCCTACCAGATGAGAAGGCTTGACTATGAGAATTTTCACGATATAGCTGTGACAACCGAAACCGTGAAATCCATCTCTTCAAAAGATTCTCCCGTGATTTGCGCCGAGCTCCAAACGGGCATCATGTTCGATAAGCCTGTTCTTTATCCTTCGGACGTGGATCTTAATATTTTAAATTCCTGCGCCCACGGCCTGAACGGCCTGAACTGTTACATGTTCGGTTCCGGTAAAAATCCTCCCGGAATAGGCTCTATGGGAACCTATCATAAGTGGCAGGCCCCGGTAAATATGGATTGTAAAACGGAACCTCATTATGAACCTATTAAAAAATGGGGAAGGTTTTTCGGTGTTTTCGGGGCTGAAATCGCGGAAACAAAAAAGAATTGCGATGCGGTAGTAGGAATATATTTCCCTTATTACATGACTGAGTATATGAAAGGGAATTTTGCCGCCGGCATTGAATCTAAAAGAAACAGGCTGTTTTATGACGGGGTCTGCCGTTTGCTTGAACTTTCCGGATGCAGTTTCAGGATTGAGGACATACAAAAAGAGATACCGGATAAAAAGAAAGTTCTTATTGTGACCTGTTTCGGTTTTATGGAAAAGGGTGTGCAGGAAAAACTGGCGGATTTTGTCCGGTCGGGAGGCAGCCTCATATTAGGTCCCGAGCTGCCGGACAGGGATCTGGGAGGCGATAAATGCGAAGTGATAAAGGACAGGCTTGGTATAAACTGGGGCATTTCCGGCGATATGTTTATAAAAGACGGGAAATGCGGGCTAATGTCGGTTGAAAGGCCGGTGCGCTTCCTGGAATCGGAGAAAGCCGATAATCTGTATTTGAGTTCAGGGGGGCAGCCTGCCGCCATAAGCAAAAAATGCGGGAAAGGCAATTTAATTGCCTACGGATTTGGTTTGAGCCATGTTTTTGATTATCATATCGATATTATCTCTCGATTCCTGCGCAGGGCGGGAGTGTGCCCGAGAGTCGAAAAAAACAATATGAAAATCCAAACGGTTTTGCGCACGGGTGAAAAATCTTCCTTCCTGTTCGTATCGAATTTTCACCAGATTGAAGAAACGGTTGGTTTTACAGTCCGCCTGGACGGCGACAAAAAAATATCCCTGCCGTCAAAAGGCGGATTAAAGCTTGAAAAACGCAGTTGCAGGATAATTCCCCTGAATTTTTCCGTAACTGAAGATCTTACGCTTGCCTATTGCACGGCGCATGTGCTTGGTTTCAAGGTTATGGGAAAGTCGATATCCATTGTGCTCCGGGCAGGCGGGCCGGATTATGAGGAAATAGCGTTTACCTGCAAAAAAAGGATACGCGCAAAACTGTCGGGTGAAAAACTGTCGGGCATGAAAAAAGGGAAACTTGTGATTTTCAGGATAAAAAGTCTTTCGGAAAAAGCAAAAATTGAGATACATTTACTTTAA
- a CDS encoding GntR family transcriptional regulator — MGKTAKDRRFFLHRQFMETLKNDLIEGRYKPTEMIPSERILVEKYKISRSTVRKALAQLISEGWLYSTPGTGTFVSEVFPKEDSFVRSKSNSVACVLKTANSPLDSPYYSKIFRSMQDKAAVSGYHLSFYSFVKESRAELVKVIKDRKLDGVIIIGYMGQNIILDVYRNKIPMVLVDNQLDKKGVTTIVPDNYGGAFQATKYLIDLGHKTILFMGGNRKDYAVTERFNGYRDALRQCGIAFRDEHYIKSHYRVNDGYNSMDKVLRSGKIPSAVLCINDESAVGALKAIREKSRLRVPEDISVIGFDDIDWVAHTNPPLTTVRIQKEEMGRMAIEFLIKQIENDKYSGAKIIVPTELIIRSSCSKYSRKK; from the coding sequence ATGGGGAAGACAGCTAAAGACAGGAGATTTTTTCTTCATCGCCAGTTTATGGAAACGTTGAAGAACGACCTTATTGAAGGAAGGTATAAGCCTACGGAGATGATTCCTTCCGAGAGGATTCTTGTCGAAAAATACAAAATCAGCCGTTCAACGGTGAGAAAAGCCCTGGCGCAGCTGATTTCGGAAGGATGGCTTTACTCGACGCCCGGAACGGGTACGTTTGTGTCGGAAGTTTTCCCGAAAGAGGATTCTTTTGTTCGCTCCAAAAGCAACAGCGTCGCCTGTGTCTTAAAAACCGCAAACTCGCCGCTTGACAGCCCATACTATTCGAAGATTTTCAGGAGCATGCAGGATAAAGCCGCCGTTTCGGGATATCACCTCTCTTTCTACTCTTTTGTAAAAGAATCCAGGGCTGAATTAGTGAAGGTGATAAAGGACAGGAAACTCGACGGGGTGATCATTATAGGATATATGGGGCAGAACATCATATTGGATGTTTACAGGAATAAAATTCCCATGGTGCTTGTGGATAATCAACTGGATAAAAAAGGAGTTACCACCATTGTGCCGGATAATTACGGGGGCGCGTTCCAGGCAACTAAATACCTGATTGACCTGGGGCATAAGACCATATTGTTTATGGGCGGGAACAGGAAGGATTATGCGGTTACGGAACGCTTTAACGGATACAGGGATGCCTTGAGACAATGCGGTATAGCTTTCAGGGATGAGCATTATATTAAAAGCCACTACAGGGTAAACGACGGGTATAACTCTATGGACAAGGTATTGCGTTCGGGAAAGATCCCATCGGCTGTGTTATGCATAAATGACGAGTCTGCGGTCGGGGCTCTGAAAGCGATAAGGGAAAAAAGCAGGCTGAGAGTGCCCGAAGACATATCTGTGATCGGTTTTGACGACATAGACTGGGTTGCGCACACAAATCCTCCTCTTACGACCGTGCGCATACAAAAGGAAGAGATGGGGCGCATGGCGATAGAATTTCTGATAAAGCAGATAGAAAACGATAAATATAGCGGGGCAAAGATTATTGTGCCGACCGAGCTTATCATACGTTCATCGTGCTCAAAATATTCAAGAAAAAAATAA
- a CDS encoding PEP-CTERM sorting domain-containing protein: MRLVAVFFVCMLIMVPAVASANMLVDSGFEGSGAGSWIEDLWGGPWVNDFDNTVNSRSGESLYQSVNGSNDPGNWEKAEAKQIISINPGDVIGGGAWLKYNNLNQVEAKIECKWLDAAYNEISGGIGTSVTTGTGDWEYQDLNVWSVSDRTAPEGASYVDFRLFLLAPGTADTATGEIWWDDADFGVIPEPASIVLLIGGITGLLIFRKRRR; this comes from the coding sequence ATGAGGTTAGTAGCGGTGTTTTTTGTTTGTATGTTGATTATGGTTCCGGCTGTCGCGTCAGCCAATATGCTTGTTGATTCTGGTTTTGAGGGATCCGGCGCCGGTTCGTGGATTGAAGATTTGTGGGGCGGGCCATGGGTAAATGATTTTGATAATACAGTTAATTCGCGCAGCGGGGAAAGCCTTTACCAGTCTGTCAACGGTTCCAATGATCCCGGTAACTGGGAAAAAGCGGAAGCGAAGCAGATCATATCAATTAATCCCGGAGATGTAATCGGAGGCGGAGCGTGGTTAAAGTATAATAATCTGAATCAGGTTGAAGCAAAAATAGAATGTAAATGGCTTGACGCGGCTTATAACGAAATAAGCGGAGGTATCGGGACCAGCGTGACCACGGGCACAGGCGATTGGGAATATCAGGATCTTAATGTATGGTCGGTTTCCGACAGGACAGCTCCCGAAGGAGCTTCTTACGTGGATTTCAGGTTGTTTCTTCTTGCTCCCGGAACAGCGGATACGGCTACCGGGGAAATCTGGTGGGATGACGCCGATTTTGGAGTAATCCCGGAACCCGCAAGCATAGTTCTTCTGATCGGGGGGATAACAGGATTGCTGATTTTCAGGAAGAGAAGAAGGTAA
- a CDS encoding prepilin-type N-terminal cleavage/methylation domain-containing protein, translating to MGNNMVDRNSKRLMERIALKSFTLIELLVVIAIISVLAGFLVPAFQKGRLKAKQAVCYSNLKQIGIALQMYLIEQDEKFPYLVCNNVHLWNAFSDIIRRFDSYIDGMDVYRCPANQNTLNAGWRDDVFDDQDSSGNVILDYEINGYSSGGKTLKDLKNKDFSIYAYMYDYPYNSWDERPHGNGINCLYVDGHVTWLRDREMNLAGAEKDKFYGRGWVE from the coding sequence ATGGGTAATAATATGGTTGACCGGAACTCAAAAAGACTAATGGAACGAATTGCCCTAAAGAGTTTTACCCTGATTGAGCTTCTTGTGGTTATTGCGATAATTTCCGTTCTGGCGGGTTTTTTGGTCCCCGCTTTTCAGAAGGGCCGGCTGAAAGCCAAACAGGCCGTATGTTACAGCAATCTCAAGCAGATAGGTATCGCGCTTCAGATGTATCTTATAGAACAGGATGAAAAATTTCCCTATCTCGTGTGCAACAATGTCCATCTCTGGAACGCGTTTTCGGATATTATAAGAAGGTTTGATTCTTATATAGACGGTATGGATGTTTACAGGTGCCCGGCAAATCAAAACACACTCAATGCGGGCTGGAGAGACGATGTTTTTGACGACCAGGACAGCAGCGGGAATGTTATACTTGATTATGAAATCAACGGTTATTCTTCGGGAGGAAAAACATTAAAGGACCTTAAGAATAAGGATTTCAGTATTTATGCATATATGTATGATTATCCATACAATTCATGGGATGAGAGGCCTCACGGCAACGGCATCAACTGCCTTTATGTGGATGGGCATGTAACCTGGCTGCGCGACAGGGAAATGAATCTGGCGGGCGCGGAGAAGGACAAATTCTACGGGCGCGGGTGGGTTGAATGA